The genomic window CGCCTCaccctgttctttctttcccttcctcactgGTGGCTGACCCCACTGTGTGCTGAGGACTTTCCGTGTCTCACCTTTCAATCCCCAGAGCATCACTCTATGAAACAGTTAACTATCTCCTATATACAGAATAGCACACATAAGTTAAACATCGTGTCCAGCCCgaatgtccctttctctccccatcctgAATTGCTTCCCATGACTGTAGTCCTCGAAGAGTGGCACCGAGTCAGGATTGTCTTGGGAAGGTCGAGAGAAGGGAGCGTTCGTGTTAGACACAGTAAGTTGGGGAGTCGATCTGGAACAGGCTCCCAGCAAGCCCACAGCACAGGCAGACTTCCACCGCCTGGCCCTCGCGCCTTTGCAACTCCGCGACCGGCCGGCGCCTCCGCCGGCTCCGCGGCGCGCATGCTCCGTGCGGGGCTTCTCCGGAGACCCGGGATAATGAGCGCCGGGCCGAGGGGGCGGGCCGAGAGGCGACTGCTGGGGCCCGGAGCTCGGCGGCAGCCCCGGGGCGCTGTGGGCGGCCGCTGAAGGGGCGGCGGCAGCGGTGGCCAGCACGGTCCGCGCCTGAGTGTGGCTCTCTCGTCCGACGCGCACGCCCGCTCGGTCCCCAGGACCCTCCGGAGGTGACTCGAGCGGGCCGGGCGGCGTTGCCTTTTGGGAGGGCGGGGATGAGGCGATGAGGAGACGAGCTGCCGCCGCCGCTCTCCGCCTGCCGCGGCCGTAGCGGTAGTTGGGGCGGGGGCGAGGTCAGCTGTACCCCGCGCGGGACTGCGAACCCAGACAAAGGACGAGGAGCCGCCCGAGAAGCGGGCCAGCGCCGCCGGGAAAGGAGGCCGCCGTCTCGGTCGCAGCCGGGGATCGCCCGGACTCTCTGGCCGCCGCGCTTCCTCTGAGGACGCTGCGCGAGGCGAGGCCGCCCGGGCCGAGGAAACCGCCCCCGGagcccccgcccgcccgcccgccggcGCCGCCCCCGAGCCGCCCCGGCCGTGGCGGCGGCTGCCGGCGAGGCGAGGCGNNNNNNNNNNNNNNNNNNNNNNNNNNNNNNNNNNNNNNNNNNNNNNNNNNNNNNNNNNNNNNNNNNNNNNNNNNNNNNNNNNNNNNNNNNNNNNNNNNNNCGGGGCGGCCGCGAGCTGCGTCGGCGGAGCGCAGCGGCGGGCGGGCGGGGGGTGCCGGCCCGGGGGTCCGGCGAGCTTCTAACGGCGAGCTGCACATCCTCCCGGTGCTCGGGTTCCGCGGGCCCAGCTGTTGCTCAGTGGCTTGCTGTGGGGGGCTCACGATTGGCTGTTGCATCCAAAAGGACGTTTTCTCAAGTTTTTGCCTGGTCCCGGAAGGAAGGTTTTGTTATGATCATAAAAATGGATTTCATGTTGCAGTCATTTTGTCAGGCAACTTCCGCCGTTGGCCAATTTGTTGTCCTCAGGCTGGATTGGGGCCGGAGAAAGTCTTGCTGGTGTTTacatagttttaaaacaaaagttca from Suricata suricatta isolate VVHF042 chromosome 9, meerkat_22Aug2017_6uvM2_HiC, whole genome shotgun sequence includes these protein-coding regions:
- the LOC115302205 gene encoding atherin-like; translation: MQQPIVSPPQQATEQQLGPRNPSTGRMCSSPLEARRTPGPAPPARPPLRSADAARAAATAGAARGRRRRAGGRGLRGRFPRPGRPRLAQRPQRKRGGQRVRAIPGCDRDGGLLSRRRWPASRAAPRPLSGFAVPRGVQLTSPPPQLPLRPRQAESGGGSSSPHRLIPALPKGNAARPARVTSGGSWGPSGRARRTREPHSGADRAGHRCRRPFSGRPQRPGAAAELRAPAVASRPAPSARRSLSRVSGEAPHGACAPRSRRRRRPVAELQRREGQAVEVCLCCGLAGSLFQIDSPTYCV